cacgagcttgcattgGTACGAAAGATTCTATTAAAAGATGTCTCTGTATGTTTGGtacgatatttaaattattattgattaaaacGCTCCTAGGTGCGCGACTCGGTATGTTACAGTCTGCTGTGGGAATAATCACAATACTTAAGGATTACAAAGTTTCATTAGATCCTACTTATAAAATTGACGTCGATCGCCGCAACATCTTCCTATCACCACCGGAGGAATTCAAACTGAGGTTTACAAAGCTTTAATCTGCCATTCAAAGTAATAAAGTTTCTGTACAAAATACATCTATTTTACAATACTTAGGTAATTCAACGAAACAACCAAAAGCAATAGAAACGTAATTTAATGAAATATgacaaaaattttcgaatactaTCATACATAAGGCTTAGAAAAAATTCGTATTTATCACTGTCTTATTTCGGTAGAAGCGCTAAATACTTTTTAAATTCTGGAATTACACATTCTCGTGGATTTGACGGcgttgtctcagtgaggtagttGCTTAAATACTGTGGTACGAAGCAAAGAATACCTTTGTTTGCCAGCATTGCCCAATCGATTGGCTGATTAACTTGTCTGATATTAACGAAGCAATGGGTGATCTTCTTTTCTGACGGGCTCGTGTCGTACGGTGGTCTGGAACGAGGCATTTGTTAACTAACTTTACAGTATACCGcgttaaataaaaaagaaaacggtCATCAGTTTACCTTGCTTGAACGACTTTGCCGCCTCCGGCGTTAATTAATCTTTCAAATTGATCGTACTTCTCATCAGAAACTAATAATAGAGCTACCATGTTATTAAATGGTCCTCGTGGTTCTTTTAATAAATTGAGCCTCCATCTATAAGCAGCGGCTGCGATCATTTTTTCAATTTCTCCAACTGGATCTGGTATGATACCTTTGCTTTTCGGATTTCCCCATTCATATTTTTCTTCCTATCAATAACACAATTATATAATTATAGAGTCATAACAAACATATATATGCAGAGTCATTTTCTACTGAATCATTTGGCATGCAATGAATATATAAATTGATGATCAACGATACTAACATCGAGGAATTTTCCTTCTTGTTCTGAATCACGGAGGTACATACAATGCAGTACCCATTTTCCGGATGCTATACTACCAAGCATTTTTTCGTTTCTTGCAGGTCTAAGGCAAAGCAAATGCGTTGCGCTGGTGTCAAATTTAGTATCCAAGGATACGTCACCACCTAGGTCTTTTATTACTTGTTCGTATAATATTCTGTCCTGTTGAGAAAAATGAGTTAACTTTGTCAGTATATTCCGTGAGTCTAAATCCGTACCTTTACGCCAGAGAGCATGAACTTCCGTTTTTTCAGAGGCTCGGGCTCAGATTCTTCTGGCAACTCTTCGTCAACGTGTTCCATGTCAGTAGGAATGTTAGACTCATTTTGTTCTTCGTGTATTGCAGACTGTATATGTACAGGTCATTAAAATTGGTATTGATTGATGTTTATTATTCAAAATTACGTCAATTTATATAAACAACTTACGCGTCTCGCGTGACTTGGGTCTTCCCAAACAATAGCATCGATAGGTTGTGAATCTTTTACGCTAACTATAATAAATAATGAATATTAAAAAGACGAAAAAAGAGATAATAAAAAGATAAGATATATTTACATTTCTGTATAGGATCAGAAGGTTCTGCATTGTATGTATTCGCATTTTCTCCAGAAAGGGAATATCTATTTTCAGGTGTACTCGATGTCCTTTGGAGTACTTGATGTAATTGTGCGATTTGCCTGTAgtaatatataataattattttcagaattacTTAAAAAACTTCTATATTAACTTACatgttaatttcattattttgtggactgttttcaTCGGGGAAATCCAATTTTCTATTAATGGGAGTAGTTGCAGTTGCTTTAGTGCTATTACTTCTCGTTGCTTCAGGTGTTTCTGCTGGTGTACGATCATTATCATCAAGTAGTGTTTTAACTGTATTTTCCTATTGTATTTAAACATTTAGATAAAATAAAAAGGTTTTTATTTATTGGATAGTGGAATTAAGAATACTTACTTCCTGGTTATGGGcaatatttttcagtttttgCCACAATTGTCTTTTCAATTCGGAAAGAGGCTGCGAATGTAAATGTAGAAAAGTGAATTATCAATTTAGAGATGATCGAAGCTACAAAAGAGAAAAAACGTACGGTGCTTGGTGGTCTTCGTTTCACGGGAGGTTCTTCTACCCTTAAATCCGGAAAATTTTCTGTCCATTTGATCCAACCTTTCCGTGTCTCTGGCGAGGGATTTGGTTTAAACACTTGTCCATAGGGTGTTTCCGGCGTAGACACATGAAATGGCGATTCTGATGTTTTATTCATAAGCAAGCTAAGTCTTTTATTTATTAGCGGCGTCTCAGCAGAACTGCCATCTTGACTCTATAATAATACTCGAGTAACGACcataatgtaaaatattttccaagacACATAAGAAGAAAATACATACTTGTAATTGAGATAAATGTCGTTTCGGAGTAATAATATTTCTAACCATTGATTCATTTGGAGGATGCATTTGACTTGTATTGGCCTTAGATAAACTTGTATCTGTATTGCAACTTTCGTTGGGTCTTTCCGGAGCTGAGCAATCAATTATCATACAAATATTCATATGTAATTTGAAACGCGTTGTAAGTAAAAATAgttataaatatgaaatttcaTATACCTATAGTTTCTCCTACAAGATACGGGGTTTCATCGACCCGTTTTGAATGAGCTGCGCAAGCTTTTAACCACTCGGCAGTAACAGCTGGTAATTTCCATTTCACTGCCGCATTATATTTATTTCCTTCTGGCGTTGGACAGACTAAATGTGTGCTTCCGTACGTGTTCTTTTCAATGTTGGTTTTACGCACGAAAATATCTTGGCACCTAAAACCAATAATCATTTAATATTCTATTTAATTTAATCGCTTTttagaaataaaaatgtattacaTGGCACCCAATTCGGTAGCTAAAGTCGCAAGGTATGTTCGTTCGAGACCTGTATACATGCTCATTGTAATAATACAGCCTGATAATGGATTCGAATGTTTCTTAATAGACAAAGGCCTGTGGTAATACATAATATCAACTATTACTTCCTGGTTTACACAGTCTTCCTATAAAATTTGTTAGTAATAGAGTATTTTAAGGTACTACGATACTGACGCAACAAAGTGATACTTACGATGAATAAGTCGGTAACAATTTCATTTACAGTATATTTTAAAAGTGCGCCGCATTTAGGTACAACACCATAGTCTGGGATACCGACGAATGTGCTTGAAACAACCTGTCCACCCATTGCCACAATAGTTCCTGCTACATAACTCTCTTCCTCGCTGAAGCCAGTTACAACGAATGTATGTCCTGTATATTATTTTCTTTCGTTATTGCTCACAATTCGACGTTACCATATTTATTAAGAACATACATAGATTAAATTACCTTCAAACAGCTTATCATTTATAGTGGAAGTCTGGCTGATTGGTATCTCGGTATCATCTATTTTAGGTTTATTTTGTATAGTTTCAGATACTAATGTGTTTTGTAATTGTTTTGCTTGACTTTTACGATTATTGATTATAGTTTTCTCATTATTCTGTTCTGTAACAGGTGTATGTGACTTCAGAAATTCTTGTATTGTATTATCATTTACTGAAACTAGATTAAAGACAACTAATAAATTATACATCGAAATGTTTTCCTTAAAATGTGTATAGATGGTTATTATATAAGAACATTACCAACTGTATCTTGAAGATATTGTTGTACAAGATCAGAGTCTTTCTCTTTTTCGAGCACTGCCAATGTTTTATCTATATCAAAAGATGGAATAGGTACCTTCTTCGGTTTTTGCAACATTTGTAAATTCTGAAAAATATGTGTAATTTTGAAGTACATAGATTTCACTTGCTTGGATATGTTGTACACTTACTCGTTTGCTTAACGGGGATTGAGGTTCTGTAGCCGTTGGTATTACATTACATTTttgttgaaataaaaaattctccTCCGGCGCGGGTCGTTTTAATTTTACACTCTCCTCCAGCCATTCCAAAGTTAATATATACGGGCTATAAAATGTATTCATTGGCGTTAAAATGCCACATAATAAATGATTTCGATATTCGTTCGCTAACATACCATAATCCTTTCGATTTCATTAGTTTCATGTCGCTCGCTGCTCTATTTTCATCGCCTACGATAACGTGCGTTAAAGCGTCCGATATATCATCGAGTCGCGTTGCACTGCCtacatttaatattttgttaagCTTATCCCTTTGATTAGAAGCAAATCCAGCAAGGTAAATCTGGGAAGAGTAAAAATAACTAATTAAAGAAATATGAGTTTGCAATATTGTAAGTCATAGGATATGTGTTTAATTCACATACGTTACACCCGTCCAAAAACGGACCAGCCGACTTTGCTTCGCCGAATGTAAGTCTATCCAAAACTACACTTGACCTGGCTAAAAATTTCGATTGGCTTAGAATTAAATTTATTACTAAAATAAGgcatttttcgtatgtcttatcACTAACCAGAATTAGGTAATAGGTCTAAAGTAGATGCACTGCTGATTGTCGATACTAAAGTTTCATCCACGCAATTACCTGGTTGCAGATCACATGTTATAGCACTTATTGCTGAACAATTAAGAGTCTCGCATGTTGCTGTAATTTAaacgattaaaatattaattgttacaCAGGATTAAAATCAGTAAATTAGGACACCTCTACAATACCAGGTATATATACCATTCATTCGTTCTGGAGTGGAACACGCTTTTGACGATTTgat
This genomic window from Colletes latitarsis isolate SP2378_abdomen chromosome 8, iyColLati1, whole genome shotgun sequence contains:
- the Mus101 gene encoding mutagen-sensitive 101 isoform X2; translated protein: MVNEESQIDTGVNLYFVVPNKYKSENDCAEEMWHTYNKCCENELQPMWITESKCDKMKPAKNDVFIMEEFQGDTFEKLKTFKCPIVGPRCLLLCFINGEPIPEGKSPVYTTSMRGLCICASGFSPQEKEQIEKLVEYMGGIFTKQLRSRVTHLITASVMSAKYETAIEMEIPIVTKEWIDTIWEVNLKEFVKADDNMFSKYKASVFLNLIVTSTNLPKRQKEEVKRLINDNGGIFMGPLDGAKVTVVLAPENSPLSEKLKYAKRANIACLTPNWVYESIKVGYALPFKNFLIKSSKACSTPERMNATCETLNCSAISAITCDLQPGNCVDETLVSTISSASTLDLLPNSARSSVVLDRLTFGEAKSAGPFLDGCNIYLAGFASNQRDKLNKILNVGSATRLDDISDALTHVIVGDENRAASDMKLMKSKGLCPYILTLEWLEESVKLKRPAPEENFLFQQKCNVIPTATEPQSPLSKRNLQMLQKPKKVPIPSFDIDKTLAVLEKEKDSDLVQQYLQDTVVSVNDNTIQEFLKSHTPVTEQNNEKTIINNRKSQAKQLQNTLVSETIQNKPKIDDTEIPISQTSTINDKLFEGHTFVVTGFSEEESYVAGTIVAMGGQVVSSTFVGIPDYGVVPKCGALLKYTVNEIVTDLFIEDCVNQEVIVDIMYYHRPLSIKKHSNPLSGCIITMSMYTGLERTYLATLATELGAMCQDIFVRKTNIEKNTYGSTHLVCPTPEGNKYNAAVKWKLPAVTAEWLKACAAHSKRVDETPYLVGETIAPERPNESCNTDTSLSKANTSQMHPPNESMVRNIITPKRHLSQLQSQDGSSAETPLINKRLSLLMNKTSESPFHVSTPETPYGQVFKPNPSPETRKGWIKWTENFPDLRVEEPPVKRRPPSTPLSELKRQLWQKLKNIAHNQEENTVKTLLDDNDRTPAETPEATRSNSTKATATTPINRKLDFPDENSPQNNEINMQIAQLHQVLQRTSSTPENRYSLSGENANTYNAEPSDPIQKFSVKDSQPIDAIVWEDPSHARRSAIHEEQNESNIPTDMEHVDEELPEESEPEPLKKRKFMLSGVKDRILYEQVIKDLGGDVSLDTKFDTSATHLLCLRPARNEKMLGSIASGKWVLHCMYLRDSEQEGKFLDEEKYEWGNPKSKGIIPDPVGEIEKMIAAAAYRWRLNLLKEPRGPFNNMVALLLVSDEKYDQFERLINAGGGKVVQARPPYDTSPSEKKITHCFVNIRQVNQPIDWAMLANKGILCFVPQYLSNYLTETTPSNPRECVIPEFKKYLALLPK
- the Mus101 gene encoding mutagen-sensitive 101 isoform X3, with translation MVNEESQIDTGVNLYFVVPNKYKSENDCAEEMWHTYNKCCENELQPMWITESKCDKMKPAKNDVFIMEEFQGDTFEKLKTFKCPIVGPRCLLLCFINGEPIPEGKSPVYTTSMRGLCICASGFSPQEKEQIEKLVEYMGGIFTKQLRSRVTHLITASVMSAKYETAIEMEIPIVTKEWIDTIWEVNLKEFVKADDNMFSKYKASVFLNLIVTSTNLPKRQKEEVKRLINDNGGIFMGPLDGAKVTVVLAPENSPLSEKLKYAKRANIACLTPNWVYESIKVGYALPFKNFLIKSSKACSTPERMNATCETLNCSAISAITCDLQPGNCVDETLVSTISSASTLDLLPNSARSSVVLDRLTFGEAKSAGPFLDGCNIYLAGFASNQRDKLNKILNVGSATRLDDISDALTHVIVGDENRAASDMKLMKSKGLCPYILTLEWLEESVKLKRPAPEENFLFQQKCNVIPTATEPQSPLSKRNLQMLQKPKKVPIPSFDIDKTLAVLEKEKDSDLVQQYLQDTVEQNNEKTIINNRKSQAKQLQNTLVSETIQNKPKIDDTEIPISQTSTINDKLFEGHTFVVTGFSEEESYVAGTIVAMGGQVVSSTFVGIPDYGVVPKCGALLKYTVNEIVTDLFIEDCVNQEVIVDIMYYHRPLSIKKHSNPLSGCIITMSMYTGLERTYLATLATELGAMCQDIFVRKTNIEKNTYGSTHLVCPTPEGNKYNAAVKWKLPAVTAEWLKACAAHSKRVDETPYLVGETIAPERPNESCNTDTSLSKANTSQMHPPNESMVRNIITPKRHLSQLQSQDGSSAETPLINKRLSLLMNKTSESPFHVSTPETPYGQVFKPNPSPETRKGWIKWTENFPDLRVEEPPVKRRPPSTPLSELKRQLWQKLKNIAHNQEENTVKTLLDDNDRTPAETPEATRSNSTKATATTPINRKLDFPDENSPQNNEINMQIAQLHQVLQRTSSTPENRYSLSGENANTYNAEPSDPIQKFSVKDSQPIDAIVWEDPSHARRSAIHEEQNESNIPTDMEHVDEELPEESEPEPLKKRKFMLSGVKDRILYEQVIKDLGGDVSLDTKFDTSATHLLCLRPARNEKMLGSIASGKWVLHCMYLRDSEQEGKFLDEEKYEWGNPKSKGIIPDPVGEIEKMIAAAAYRWRLNLLKEPRGPFNNMVALLLVSDEKYDQFERLINAGGGKVVQARPPYDTSPSEKKITHCFVNIRQVNQPIDWAMLANKGILCFVPQYLSNYLTETTPSNPRECVIPEFKKYLALLPK
- the Mus101 gene encoding mutagen-sensitive 101 isoform X1, encoding MVNEESQIDTGVNLYFVVPNKYKSENDCAEEMWHTYNKCCENELQPMWITESKCDKMKPAKNDVFIMEEFQGDTFEKLKTFKCPIVGPRCLLLCFINGEPIPEGKSPVYTTSMRGLCICASGFSPQEKEQIEKLVEYMGGIFTKQLRSRVTHLITASVMSAKYETAIEMEIPIVTKEWIDTIWEVNLKEFVKADDNMFSKYKASVFLNLIVTSTNLPKRQKEEVKRLINDNGGIFMGPLDGAKVTVVLAPENSPLSEKLKYAKRANIACLTPNWVYESIKVGYALPFKNFLIKSSKACSTPERMNATCETLNCSAISAITCDLQPGNCVDETLVSTISSASTLDLLPNSARSSVVLDRLTFGEAKSAGPFLDGCNIYLAGFASNQRDKLNKILNVGSATRLDDISDALTHVIVGDENRAASDMKLMKSKGLCPYILTLEWLEESVKLKRPAPEENFLFQQKCNVIPTATEPQSPLSKRNLQMLQKPKKVPIPSFDIDKTLAVLEKEKDSDLVQQYLQDTVVVFNLVSVNDNTIQEFLKSHTPVTEQNNEKTIINNRKSQAKQLQNTLVSETIQNKPKIDDTEIPISQTSTINDKLFEGHTFVVTGFSEEESYVAGTIVAMGGQVVSSTFVGIPDYGVVPKCGALLKYTVNEIVTDLFIEDCVNQEVIVDIMYYHRPLSIKKHSNPLSGCIITMSMYTGLERTYLATLATELGAMCQDIFVRKTNIEKNTYGSTHLVCPTPEGNKYNAAVKWKLPAVTAEWLKACAAHSKRVDETPYLVGETIAPERPNESCNTDTSLSKANTSQMHPPNESMVRNIITPKRHLSQLQSQDGSSAETPLINKRLSLLMNKTSESPFHVSTPETPYGQVFKPNPSPETRKGWIKWTENFPDLRVEEPPVKRRPPSTPLSELKRQLWQKLKNIAHNQEENTVKTLLDDNDRTPAETPEATRSNSTKATATTPINRKLDFPDENSPQNNEINMQIAQLHQVLQRTSSTPENRYSLSGENANTYNAEPSDPIQKFSVKDSQPIDAIVWEDPSHARRSAIHEEQNESNIPTDMEHVDEELPEESEPEPLKKRKFMLSGVKDRILYEQVIKDLGGDVSLDTKFDTSATHLLCLRPARNEKMLGSIASGKWVLHCMYLRDSEQEGKFLDEEKYEWGNPKSKGIIPDPVGEIEKMIAAAAYRWRLNLLKEPRGPFNNMVALLLVSDEKYDQFERLINAGGGKVVQARPPYDTSPSEKKITHCFVNIRQVNQPIDWAMLANKGILCFVPQYLSNYLTETTPSNPRECVIPEFKKYLALLPK